One window from the genome of Acaryochloris thomasi RCC1774 encodes:
- the rpsL gene encoding 30S ribosomal protein S12 — translation MPTIQQLIRNQRQEILKKTKSPALKSCPQRRGVCTRVYTTTPKKPNSALRKVARVRLTSGFEVTAYIPGIGHNLQEHSVVMIRGGRVKDLPGVRYHIIRGTLDTAGVKDRRQSRSKYGAKKPKPEK, via the coding sequence ATGCCCACAATTCAGCAATTAATCCGTAATCAACGGCAAGAAATCCTGAAGAAGACGAAATCTCCAGCTTTGAAAAGCTGTCCCCAGCGCCGGGGCGTCTGCACACGGGTTTACACTACAACACCCAAAAAGCCAAACTCAGCTTTGAGAAAGGTTGCTAGGGTTCGTCTCACCTCCGGTTTTGAGGTGACAGCTTACATCCCAGGGATTGGACATAACCTTCAGGAACACTCGGTTGTGATGATTCGTGGTGGTCGTGTTAAGGACCTGCCAGGTGTGCGCTACCACATTATCCGAGGCACCTTGGATACAGCCGGCGTGAAGGATCGCCGTCAGAGCCGTTCTAAATATGGTGCTAAGAAGCCTAAGCCAGAGAAGTAA
- the rpsG gene encoding 30S ribosomal protein S7: MSRRIRVQKRPVPPDSVYNSRLVSMTIRRLMTSGKKSVASRLLYDAMKVIEERTNQDPLEVFETAVRNATPLVEVKARRVGGATYQVPMEVRSERGIALALRWLVSFSRQRGGRSMVSKLANELIDAANETGGAIRKREETHRMAEANKAFAHYRY, encoded by the coding sequence ATGTCTCGTCGTATTCGCGTCCAAAAGCGTCCCGTCCCACCTGATTCTGTTTACAACAGTCGATTGGTCAGCATGACTATTCGTCGTCTGATGACAAGTGGCAAAAAGTCGGTTGCCTCGCGCCTCCTCTATGACGCCATGAAAGTCATCGAAGAGCGCACCAATCAAGACCCCCTTGAGGTCTTTGAGACGGCGGTGCGGAATGCGACGCCACTGGTTGAAGTCAAGGCTCGACGGGTGGGTGGTGCAACCTATCAGGTGCCCATGGAGGTTCGCTCTGAACGTGGTATTGCGCTTGCGTTACGTTGGTTGGTTTCTTTCTCGCGTCAGCGTGGAGGTCGCTCGATGGTTAGTAAGTTAGCTAATGAGCTAATCGATGCAGCCAATGAGACCGGTGGTGCAATTCGCAAACGAGAAGAGACGCATCGCATGGCTGAAGCAAATAAGGCCTTCGCTCACTATCGCTATTAA
- a CDS encoding YbaB/EbfC family nucleoid-associated protein, translating into MAEGQGQGFGFGLGKMKELAEAIKKAQQVQEGAKQLQEDLEAMEIGGESGGGMVKVFMSGNQEPLRVEISPAAIEEGAEVLSDLVAAAMKDAYVKSTDTMRERMEDLTGGLDLPGLNM; encoded by the coding sequence ATGGCAGAAGGACAAGGACAAGGTTTTGGTTTCGGTCTCGGCAAAATGAAAGAGCTGGCTGAAGCCATTAAGAAAGCACAGCAGGTTCAAGAAGGTGCCAAGCAGCTGCAGGAAGACCTAGAGGCTATGGAAATCGGAGGCGAATCCGGTGGCGGCATGGTCAAAGTTTTCATGAGTGGTAACCAAGAACCCCTTCGAGTAGAAATTTCTCCAGCGGCCATTGAAGAAGGTGCTGAAGTTCTCTCTGATCTGGTCGCCGCTGCGATGAAAGATGCCTACGTCAAATCAACAGATACCATGCGAGAGCGGATGGAAGATTTGACCGGCGGGCTTGATCTGCCCGGTCTCAATATGTAA
- a CDS encoding Hpt domain-containing protein, translating to MTLSAPINRNRLQEYSGGDIEFEQELLDLFVTDARQHLNRIEDAVNGMSSATGLQRSDISQTLEIIYEEAHQLKGASGNIGADAFQSIAAQLEQDAKQELAERCEHHLADLKRVFVDLTDQVQEWSKV from the coding sequence ATGACTTTGTCAGCGCCCATCAATCGCAATCGGTTACAAGAATACTCTGGGGGAGATATTGAGTTTGAGCAAGAACTCTTGGATCTATTCGTAACGGATGCACGGCAGCACCTGAACAGAATAGAAGATGCAGTTAACGGTATGTCTTCAGCAACAGGCTTACAGAGGAGTGACATCTCTCAAACGCTGGAGATTATTTATGAAGAAGCCCATCAACTCAAGGGGGCCAGCGGCAATATCGGTGCCGATGCCTTTCAAAGCATCGCGGCGCAGTTAGAACAGGATGCAAAGCAGGAATTAGCTGAGCGCTGTGAGCATCACCTAGCTGATCTAAAGCGTGTTTTTGTTGATCTAACCGATCAGGTCCAGGAATGGTCCAAGGTCTAG
- the murC gene encoding UDP-N-acetylmuramate--L-alanine ligase: MPDSVDLTGRPVHFIGIGGIGMSALAHVLVQRNLPISGSDVRQSSITQKLQALGAQIFWRQDAGNLTQLLASQAEANQKSQDASPVLPQVVCSTAIHADNPEYRAAVELGCPIFHRSDVLAALIKETPCGIAVAGTHGKTTTSSLLGYVLLEGRLDPSIVVGGEVAAWNGNARVGNSPYLVAEADESDGSLVKFSPKMGVITNIELDHPDHYTTLDQVLEIFQAFVNHCQCLIVCIDCPNIRERLIPANSTKEILTYSLNEEVGADYSVRQVIYTASGTVAQVLEKGELLGEMHLNLLGEHNLSNALAAVAIARQLNLDFPTIANAMASFEGARRRFEHRGEAQGICFIDDYAHHPSEITATLASARLQVQPSQSAPAPIYKRVIAVFQPHRFSRTHTFLEEFSQAFSDADVVLVTDIYSAGEEDSGLIDGEQVTAKIAAHHSGTVCYQPELTNVTNYLCQNLCSGDLVMFLGAGNLNRIIPDVLSHFQAKAADSLDRVALP; encoded by the coding sequence ATGCCTGATTCCGTTGATTTAACTGGTCGACCAGTCCACTTTATCGGGATTGGCGGCATCGGAATGTCGGCCCTTGCTCACGTGCTGGTTCAGCGAAATTTACCCATTTCTGGCTCGGATGTCCGTCAGAGTAGCATTACTCAGAAGCTACAGGCACTGGGTGCTCAGATTTTTTGGCGGCAGGATGCGGGTAATCTCACTCAACTTCTAGCGTCACAGGCCGAGGCAAATCAAAAGAGTCAGGATGCCTCTCCCGTTCTGCCTCAAGTCGTTTGTTCAACCGCGATTCATGCTGATAATCCCGAGTATCGGGCAGCAGTGGAGTTAGGTTGCCCGATCTTTCATCGTTCAGATGTACTAGCGGCCTTAATTAAGGAAACGCCCTGCGGTATTGCTGTGGCTGGAACGCATGGTAAGACGACGACTAGCAGTTTGTTGGGCTACGTTCTCTTAGAGGGGCGGTTAGATCCTTCAATTGTGGTGGGTGGAGAGGTGGCGGCCTGGAATGGTAATGCTCGGGTGGGTAATAGTCCTTACTTGGTTGCTGAGGCCGATGAGTCCGATGGGTCGCTCGTCAAGTTTTCTCCAAAAATGGGTGTGATTACGAATATTGAGCTCGATCATCCTGATCACTATACGACGCTGGATCAGGTACTCGAGATTTTTCAGGCTTTTGTCAACCACTGCCAATGTTTGATTGTGTGTATTGATTGCCCAAATATTCGTGAACGTCTGATTCCGGCAAATTCCACAAAAGAAATTTTGACCTACAGCCTCAACGAAGAGGTCGGGGCTGATTATTCTGTGCGACAGGTGATCTATACGGCCTCTGGGACAGTTGCACAAGTCCTGGAAAAGGGAGAGTTATTGGGAGAGATGCATCTCAATTTGCTGGGAGAGCATAATCTGAGTAATGCGCTGGCTGCAGTTGCGATCGCACGTCAACTCAACCTAGACTTTCCCACCATTGCTAATGCTATGGCTAGCTTCGAAGGGGCCAGACGACGGTTTGAACATCGCGGCGAAGCCCAAGGAATCTGCTTCATTGATGACTATGCCCACCATCCTAGTGAAATCACGGCGACTCTGGCTTCAGCGCGACTGCAGGTACAGCCGTCACAGTCAGCACCAGCCCCCATCTATAAGCGCGTAATCGCCGTCTTCCAGCCCCATCGCTTCAGCCGGACCCACACTTTTCTAGAAGAATTTAGCCAAGCCTTTAGCGACGCTGACGTCGTCCTTGTGACCGACATTTATAGTGCAGGTGAAGAGGATTCTGGCCTGATCGATGGCGAACAGGTGACGGCAAAAATTGCTGCTCATCATTCAGGTACCGTGTGCTACCAGCCCGAGCTTACAAATGTTACAAACTATCTTTGTCAGAATCTTTGCTCTGGTGATCTCGTCATGTTCTTAGGGGCGGGAAACTTGAACAGAATTATTCCTGATGTTCTTTCCCATTTCCAAGCTAAAGCAGCGGATTCCTTAGATAGGGTAGCGCTACCATGA
- the murB gene encoding UDP-N-acetylmuramate dehydrogenase encodes MTPMLINLPSGSEIQTQFTLSDLTTFKVGGPAEWFVAPQSVEDLQASYVWAVENNISATLLGAGSNLLISDQGLPGLIISTRFLKHHNFDEQTGRITVEAGKPLPKLAKQAARKGWAGLEWAVGIPGTVGGAVVMNAGAHGGCTADNLVEAHVLNPDGSIEILPASALNYTYRSSILQQDRRPLIRAVLQLQPGADPKVVQTTTQTHLSHRLNTQPYDWPSCGSVFRNPLPRSAGWLIEQAGLKGYQLGGAQVAQKHANFILNCGHATASDIFNLIRHVQHRVEQEWSLSLHPEVKMLGEFFEVA; translated from the coding sequence ATGACTCCGATGCTCATTAACCTACCCTCTGGCAGCGAGATTCAGACGCAGTTCACTCTGTCAGATCTAACAACTTTCAAGGTCGGTGGTCCTGCTGAATGGTTTGTTGCACCGCAGTCCGTTGAAGATCTGCAGGCCAGCTATGTATGGGCCGTTGAGAATAATATCTCTGCTACCTTGCTGGGGGCAGGGTCTAACCTACTCATTAGCGATCAGGGATTACCTGGCTTAATTATCTCTACGCGTTTTCTCAAGCATCACAACTTTGATGAGCAAACCGGGCGAATCACGGTTGAAGCCGGCAAACCTCTCCCCAAGCTTGCCAAACAAGCCGCGCGCAAAGGCTGGGCCGGTCTAGAATGGGCGGTTGGAATCCCCGGGACCGTGGGTGGAGCCGTGGTGATGAATGCCGGTGCCCACGGCGGCTGCACCGCTGACAACTTAGTTGAGGCCCACGTTCTCAATCCCGACGGCTCTATTGAAATTTTGCCCGCATCAGCCCTCAACTATACCTACCGCTCATCTATCCTGCAGCAAGATAGACGTCCTCTGATTCGCGCCGTGCTGCAGCTGCAGCCAGGTGCAGATCCTAAGGTTGTGCAGACCACCACCCAGACTCACCTCAGCCATCGCCTCAATACCCAGCCCTACGACTGGCCAAGCTGTGGCAGCGTCTTTCGAAATCCCCTACCGCGCTCTGCAGGGTGGCTCATTGAGCAGGCGGGGCTGAAGGGCTACCAACTTGGTGGCGCTCAGGTTGCGCAGAAACATGCCAACTTTATTCTGAATTGTGGGCATGCTACGGCAAGTGATATCTTCAACTTGATTCGCCATGTTCAGCATCGCGTTGAGCAAGAATGGTCTCTCTCTCTGCATCCAGAAGTCAAGATGTTAGGAGAATTCTTTGAGGTTGCGTAG
- a CDS encoding DUF3493 domain-containing protein, translated as MTNPNSSNPKNSLDPERLERLRAEAKAPFRGLRQFFYIAFAASALLGGFIFFFKLLAGEDFSTTFFNLMVQLSVFGLMVGLLWLERRPS; from the coding sequence ATGACAAATCCCAACTCATCTAACCCCAAAAACTCCCTTGATCCAGAACGCCTAGAGCGCCTGCGGGCTGAAGCCAAAGCACCTTTCCGAGGCCTGAGGCAGTTTTTCTACATCGCCTTTGCCGCCTCTGCTTTGCTAGGAGGCTTCATCTTCTTCTTCAAGCTTCTAGCCGGAGAAGACTTCAGCACGACCTTCTTTAACCTAATGGTGCAGCTCAGTGTTTTTGGTTTGATGGTTGGCCTACTGTGGCTGGAACGTCGCCCATCTTAG
- the obgE gene encoding GTPase ObgE, with product MRFIDQADIRVQGGKGGDGMVAFRREKYVPAGGPAGGNGGKGGSVILQAVSNLQTLLDFKYSRIFAAQDGRKGGPKNLTGAGGDDLNVEVPCGTAVYDVDSGELLGDLTEVDQTLIVAIGGKGGLGNKHFLSNRTRAPEHSLPGLLGQERNLRLELKLLADVGIIGLPNAGKSTLIAVLSAARPKIADYPFTTLIPNLGVVPHPSGDGIVFADIPGLIAGAHEGTGLGHDFLRHVERTRLLVHLIDATAEDPVRDYQTIQKELQAYNRDLAQRHQIVVLNKVDAILPEQLGHTLEQVQQATATPVLTISAVAKTGLDPLLQKIWSQLEVIKKSVTTNMNVIS from the coding sequence ATGCGATTTATTGATCAGGCAGACATTCGAGTGCAAGGCGGCAAGGGGGGCGATGGAATGGTGGCCTTCCGGCGCGAGAAATATGTGCCAGCGGGCGGACCGGCAGGCGGCAATGGTGGGAAAGGTGGCTCCGTCATTTTGCAGGCTGTGTCGAACCTCCAGACTTTATTAGACTTCAAATATTCCCGGATCTTTGCAGCCCAGGATGGGCGAAAGGGAGGCCCCAAAAATTTGACGGGAGCGGGAGGAGATGATCTGAACGTCGAAGTTCCCTGCGGCACGGCGGTATACGATGTTGACTCGGGTGAACTACTTGGTGATCTGACAGAGGTCGATCAAACTTTGATCGTTGCCATCGGTGGCAAAGGGGGGCTGGGAAACAAGCATTTTCTGAGCAATCGAACCCGCGCCCCCGAACATTCGCTGCCTGGACTGTTGGGACAAGAGCGGAACCTCCGTTTAGAGCTGAAGCTGCTGGCAGATGTAGGTATCATTGGTCTACCCAATGCCGGGAAATCAACGCTGATAGCAGTGCTATCTGCAGCGCGTCCTAAAATTGCAGACTATCCGTTTACCACTTTGATCCCTAATTTAGGCGTTGTTCCTCACCCGAGCGGGGACGGAATTGTCTTTGCCGATATTCCAGGTCTAATCGCGGGTGCCCATGAAGGAACGGGCCTTGGGCATGACTTTCTTCGGCATGTCGAGCGAACCCGATTGTTAGTTCACCTGATTGATGCCACTGCGGAAGATCCGGTACGAGACTACCAAACAATCCAGAAAGAATTGCAGGCCTACAATCGTGACCTGGCCCAACGACACCAGATTGTGGTCTTAAATAAAGTCGATGCAATATTGCCTGAACAGTTGGGGCACACTCTGGAGCAAGTCCAGCAGGCAACAGCAACTCCTGTCCTGACGATTTCTGCTGTGGCGAAGACAGGCCTCGATCCTTTACTACAAAAGATCTGGTCACAACTTGAAGTCATTAAAAAATCCGTAACCACCAACATGAATGTCATTTCTTAG
- a CDS encoding RNA methyltransferase codes for MSLSSQTLNNIRVVLVEPAGAANVGSVARVMKNMGLQHLTFVNPQCDPLGQEAQWMAVHAKDLLESAQQVATLPEALSGCQRAIATTARSQRHLAIEPHPPRTVLPWLLDCPSALIFGPEDRGLSNQELNYAQRFLCIPTSDEYKALNLAQAVAVCTYELRQAIIHSGPDLPAPIVEPHNILPRDHVPATLDQIEAHYEQLEALLLEVGFLYPHTAQARMMKLRRLFNRANLSESEVAMLRGIHRQISWKLSQIR; via the coding sequence ATGAGTCTCTCCTCTCAAACCCTCAATAATATTCGCGTTGTCTTGGTTGAACCTGCTGGGGCAGCCAATGTAGGCTCCGTGGCCCGAGTCATGAAGAACATGGGGCTGCAGCACCTTACCTTTGTAAACCCTCAATGCGATCCCCTGGGGCAAGAGGCCCAATGGATGGCAGTTCATGCTAAAGACTTACTTGAATCAGCTCAGCAAGTTGCAACTTTACCAGAGGCCCTTTCGGGTTGCCAGCGAGCAATCGCCACAACAGCCCGGAGCCAGCGTCATTTAGCTATTGAGCCGCATCCACCTCGCACCGTGCTGCCGTGGCTGTTAGATTGCCCGTCAGCCCTTATTTTTGGTCCAGAGGATCGAGGCTTAAGCAACCAGGAATTGAACTATGCCCAGCGATTTTTGTGCATTCCCACCAGCGATGAGTACAAAGCGCTCAACTTGGCTCAGGCCGTTGCAGTCTGTACCTATGAACTGCGTCAGGCGATCATTCATTCCGGTCCTGACCTTCCTGCACCTATAGTAGAACCGCACAACATCTTACCCCGCGACCATGTGCCTGCAACGCTTGATCAAATAGAAGCCCACTACGAGCAGCTAGAGGCACTCTTGTTGGAGGTTGGGTTTCTATACCCTCATACGGCCCAGGCACGGATGATGAAGCTGCGGCGATTGTTTAATCGAGCCAATCTCTCAGAATCAGAGGTTGCAATGCTGCGCGGTATTCATCGCCAGATTAGCTGGAAGCTGTCGCAAATTCGTTAA
- a CDS encoding serine hydrolase, giving the protein MNRKPVVSPVVETRTKAIPSKRAPLNSSRNETSAQRPILYPVRLLVTGLGVGAIAGTILAIVDPTPKSTLSTRSTEVLSVPEATVQALGPSGSPSTLNSSINATLAEEAKQPKVSKPRHPQQLALDALKSEIGQMAAAQKGLTPGMYFLNADTGATLDIAGDQAFSAASTIKVPVLLAFFQAIDAGEVNLDDKLVMRPDLIATESGTMQYQPPGTEFSALETAQKMITISDNTATNMLIDLLGGADRLNRQFRGWGLKHTEIRNPLPDLDGTNTISPQDLSNLMLKLSRGELLSIESRDQTLKIMRNTVTKTLLPRGLDSAASIAHKTGDIGSIVGDTGLIEMPNGQRYVATVMVERPHNDPRAQELIRKISRMTYKVFSQKTQPELPQ; this is encoded by the coding sequence GTGAATCGAAAACCTGTGGTGTCACCGGTGGTCGAGACCCGCACAAAAGCCATCCCATCTAAGCGAGCGCCGTTAAATTCCTCTCGCAATGAAACTTCTGCACAGCGTCCGATCCTTTACCCGGTTCGGCTCTTGGTGACAGGGTTAGGGGTAGGTGCGATCGCAGGCACAATTCTTGCCATTGTCGATCCAACGCCTAAGTCAACACTATCAACTCGCTCAACAGAGGTTTTATCTGTCCCGGAAGCCACAGTACAGGCGTTAGGCCCTTCAGGTTCTCCAAGTACACTTAACTCATCTATCAATGCAACCCTCGCAGAAGAGGCAAAGCAACCAAAAGTCAGCAAGCCACGACACCCCCAACAGCTAGCGCTCGATGCTCTGAAATCGGAAATTGGGCAAATGGCGGCGGCCCAAAAGGGTTTGACGCCAGGCATGTACTTCCTGAATGCAGACACAGGCGCAACTCTTGATATTGCTGGAGACCAAGCTTTTTCTGCGGCCAGCACTATCAAGGTACCTGTACTGCTGGCCTTCTTCCAGGCGATTGATGCGGGTGAAGTTAACCTTGACGATAAGCTGGTCATGCGTCCTGATCTGATTGCAACAGAGTCAGGGACGATGCAGTATCAGCCCCCCGGGACTGAGTTCAGCGCCCTGGAAACAGCGCAGAAAATGATCACCATCAGCGACAATACTGCGACCAATATGCTGATTGATTTACTGGGTGGCGCAGATCGTCTCAACCGCCAGTTCCGGGGGTGGGGGCTGAAGCATACTGAGATTCGTAATCCACTGCCTGATCTAGATGGGACAAACACCATAAGCCCTCAAGATTTATCTAACTTGATGCTGAAGCTAAGCCGTGGCGAGCTACTGTCTATCGAGAGTCGCGATCAGACACTCAAGATTATGCGCAACACGGTGACCAAAACGCTGCTGCCTCGGGGACTCGATTCAGCGGCCAGCATTGCTCATAAAACCGGAGATATTGGTTCAATTGTCGGAGATACAGGTCTAATCGAGATGCCCAACGGTCAACGGTATGTTGCAACCGTGATGGTTGAACGTCCCCATAATGATCCTCGGGCTCAGGAGCTGATTCGTAAGATTTCTCGCATGACCTACAAGGTGTTCAGTCAAAAAACTCAGCCAGAGCTACCCCAATAG
- the fusA gene encoding elongation factor G gives MARSIPLEKIRNIGIAAHIDAGKTTTTERILFYSGVVHKVGEVHDGNTVTDWMDQERERGITITAAAISTTWKDHHINIIDTPGHVDFTIEVERSMRVLDGVIAVFCSVGGVQPQSETVWRQAERYSVPRVVFVNKMDRTGADFFKVYDQIRERLRGNAIATQIPIGSEDNFRGIVDLVRMKAFIYNNDEGTDIQETEIPAEVKDQAEDYRTRLVESVAEADDTLMEKYLEGEALSEEEITVALRKGAIAGTMIPMLCGSAFKNKGVQLLLDAVIDYMPSPIEVPAIQGHLEDGSEAERPADDNAPLSALAFKVMTDPYGRLTFLRVYSGVLTKGSYVLNPTKNKKERIARLIIMKADDRIEVDELRAGDLGAALGLKDTFTGETLCDSKSPIILESLFIPEPVISVAVEPKTTQDMDKLSKALQSLSQEDPTFQVSIDPETNQTVIAGMGELHLEILIDRMLREFKVQANIGAPQVAYRETIRKAVEAEGKFVRQSGGKGQYGHVVIQLEPGEPGTGFEFTSKITGGAIPQEFIKPAEQGMKEACESGVLAGYPLIDVRVTLIDGSYHDVDSSEIAFKIAGSMAIREGALKASPALLEPMMKTEVEVPEEFLGPVMGDLISRRGQIEGQEVTQGLSKVTTKVPLATMFGYATDIRSMTQGRGIFSMEFSCYDEVPRSAAEPIIEKNKGYA, from the coding sequence GTGGCAAGGTCCATCCCCCTCGAAAAAATACGTAATATCGGAATTGCTGCTCATATTGATGCGGGCAAAACGACAACAACAGAGCGTATTCTGTTCTATTCCGGCGTGGTTCACAAGGTGGGAGAGGTTCACGATGGCAACACCGTGACGGACTGGATGGATCAGGAGCGAGAGCGGGGAATCACGATCACAGCTGCGGCTATTTCAACAACTTGGAAAGACCACCACATCAATATCATTGATACGCCGGGACACGTTGACTTCACCATTGAGGTGGAGCGCTCGATGCGCGTGTTAGATGGCGTGATTGCTGTGTTTTGCTCTGTGGGAGGAGTGCAGCCCCAGTCAGAGACGGTGTGGCGACAGGCTGAGCGTTATTCAGTACCTCGGGTTGTGTTCGTCAACAAAATGGACCGCACGGGAGCCGATTTCTTCAAAGTTTACGATCAGATCCGTGAGCGGCTGAGAGGAAATGCGATCGCAACTCAAATTCCCATCGGTAGCGAAGACAACTTTCGCGGAATCGTTGACCTCGTCAGAATGAAAGCCTTCATCTACAACAACGATGAAGGCACCGATATTCAAGAGACAGAGATTCCCGCCGAAGTCAAAGATCAAGCTGAAGACTATCGCACCCGTCTGGTGGAGAGCGTCGCTGAAGCCGACGATACGTTGATGGAAAAGTATTTAGAAGGTGAAGCACTCTCTGAAGAGGAGATTACCGTGGCGCTGAGAAAAGGTGCCATTGCAGGCACCATGATTCCCATGCTGTGTGGTTCTGCCTTTAAGAATAAAGGTGTGCAGCTCCTGCTAGATGCCGTCATTGATTACATGCCCTCCCCCATAGAAGTTCCCGCCATTCAGGGGCACTTAGAAGACGGGAGTGAAGCCGAGCGTCCTGCTGACGACAATGCACCGCTGTCGGCCCTAGCCTTCAAAGTCATGACTGATCCCTACGGTCGCCTCACCTTCCTCAGGGTTTATTCTGGTGTCTTAACGAAAGGCAGCTACGTCCTCAACCCAACCAAAAATAAAAAAGAGCGGATTGCTCGCTTGATCATCATGAAGGCAGACGATCGTATCGAAGTCGATGAACTCCGGGCAGGCGATCTAGGTGCAGCTCTCGGTCTCAAAGACACCTTCACAGGCGAAACACTGTGCGATTCCAAATCTCCAATCATCCTGGAATCTCTTTTCATCCCTGAACCCGTTATTTCGGTGGCCGTTGAGCCTAAAACAACCCAGGATATGGACAAGCTCTCCAAAGCGCTGCAGTCCTTGTCTCAGGAAGATCCGACCTTCCAAGTCAGTATCGATCCCGAAACCAATCAGACCGTGATTGCAGGGATGGGTGAACTCCACCTTGAAATCTTGATTGATCGGATGCTGCGGGAATTTAAAGTACAGGCTAATATTGGTGCGCCACAGGTCGCCTATCGCGAGACCATCCGCAAAGCTGTAGAAGCGGAAGGAAAATTTGTGCGTCAGAGCGGCGGCAAAGGTCAATATGGCCACGTTGTGATTCAGCTCGAGCCGGGCGAGCCAGGGACAGGCTTTGAGTTTACATCCAAGATTACAGGGGGAGCAATTCCCCAGGAATTTATTAAACCTGCAGAGCAGGGTATGAAAGAAGCTTGTGAATCTGGTGTCTTAGCGGGTTATCCTCTTATAGATGTCAGAGTGACCCTGATTGATGGGTCGTATCACGATGTGGACTCTTCAGAGATTGCCTTCAAGATTGCCGGTTCCATGGCCATTCGAGAAGGTGCCCTCAAAGCATCACCCGCTCTTTTAGAGCCGATGATGAAAACTGAGGTCGAAGTCCCCGAAGAGTTTTTGGGGCCTGTCATGGGAGATTTAATCTCTCGCAGGGGCCAAATTGAAGGACAGGAAGTGACCCAAGGGCTGTCTAAGGTCACAACCAAAGTTCCTTTGGCAACCATGTTTGGGTATGCCACGGATATCCGGTCTATGACCCAAGGTCGAGGTATCTTTTCTATGGAGTTTAGCTGTTATGATGAAGTACCTCGGAGTGCGGCTGAACCAATCATCGAAAAAAACAAAGGGTACGCATAG
- a CDS encoding response regulator transcription factor yields the protein MPDLSTTEQNKLLLIDDDPNLVLLVKDYLELRGYEVVTAKNGREALRVLEQNLPSLIICDVMMPEMDGYSFVKRVRDNPQTSWLPVLFLSAKGQIQDRVTGLNTGADVYMVKPFEPDELVAQIEASLKQTARMQQQQNAPIEGEVSINVPFDVDLTPTEQKVIQLVAKGMSNREIAAGLSVSQRTVESHVSNMLGKTGLNNRTELARWAIEQRMI from the coding sequence ATGCCAGACCTAAGCACCACTGAACAAAATAAACTGCTGCTCATTGATGATGATCCGAACCTTGTTTTATTGGTGAAAGATTATTTAGAGCTGCGGGGCTACGAAGTGGTCACCGCAAAGAATGGCCGCGAGGCATTGAGAGTTCTGGAGCAAAATTTGCCCAGTCTGATTATTTGCGATGTCATGATGCCAGAGATGGACGGCTATTCGTTTGTAAAGCGGGTTCGCGACAATCCTCAAACGAGCTGGTTACCGGTCTTATTTTTATCTGCAAAAGGACAAATTCAGGATCGAGTTACAGGTTTGAATACTGGGGCCGATGTTTACATGGTGAAGCCCTTCGAACCGGATGAATTAGTCGCTCAAATTGAGGCATCGCTGAAACAAACGGCGCGAATGCAGCAGCAACAGAATGCCCCCATTGAGGGTGAAGTCTCCATTAATGTTCCTTTTGATGTTGATTTGACACCGACAGAACAAAAGGTGATTCAGCTGGTGGCGAAGGGCATGTCAAACCGTGAAATTGCGGCAGGGTTAAGCGTGAGTCAGCGTACGGTTGAGAGTCACGTCAGCAATATGCTGGGCAAAACGGGACTCAACAACCGGACAGAGCTTGCTCGCTGGGCCATTGAACAACGCATGATCTAA